In the genome of Actinomadura graeca, one region contains:
- a CDS encoding redox-sensing transcriptional repressor Rex translates to MTSRQNRPRDRGIPEATVARLPVYLRALHGLQDRGVATVSSEELAAAAGVNSAKLRKDLSHLGSYGTRGVGYEVEYLVYQISRELGLTQDWVVAIIGVGNLGRALAGYGGFASRGFRVAGLLDADDSIVGQEISGMTVGHIDRLEDIIADHGVSIAVIATPAAAAQGVCDRVVAAGVTSVLNFAPVVLSVPESVDVRKVDLSIELQILAFHEQRKAGGPGDYEPVPGGEPPGAAHYVEAVEA, encoded by the coding sequence GTGACATCTCGACAGAACCGCCCGCGCGACCGCGGCATCCCCGAAGCCACCGTGGCGCGGCTTCCGGTGTACCTGCGCGCGCTCCACGGGCTCCAGGACCGCGGCGTGGCGACCGTCTCGTCCGAGGAGCTGGCCGCCGCCGCCGGCGTCAACTCGGCCAAGCTCCGCAAGGACCTGTCCCACCTCGGCTCGTACGGGACGCGCGGCGTCGGGTACGAGGTCGAGTACCTCGTCTACCAGATCTCCCGTGAGCTGGGCCTCACCCAGGACTGGGTCGTCGCCATCATCGGCGTCGGCAACCTCGGCCGCGCCCTCGCCGGATACGGGGGGTTCGCCTCCCGCGGCTTCCGCGTCGCGGGCCTCCTCGACGCCGACGACTCCATCGTCGGGCAGGAGATCTCCGGCATGACCGTCGGCCACATCGACCGGCTGGAGGACATCATCGCCGATCACGGCGTGTCCATCGCCGTGATCGCGACGCCCGCCGCCGCTGCCCAGGGGGTGTGCGACCGCGTCGTCGCCGCCGGTGTGACGAGCGTCCTGAACTTCGCGCCCGTCGTCCTCTCCGTCCCTGAGAGCGTGGACGTGCGTAAGGTCGACCTGTCGATCGAATTGCAGATCCTCGCCTTCCACGAGCAGCGCAAGGCCGGGGGGCCGGGCGACTACGAACCGGTGCCCGGCGGTGAGCCCCCGGGGGCCGCGCATTACGTAGAAGCGGTAGAGGCATGA
- a CDS encoding glutamyl-tRNA reductase, producing MSVLVVGLSHRSAPVAVLERAAVTGDDLAKLLHSVHDSPNVAETAIVSTCNRVEIYAVVDKFHGGVSAISDLLARHSGVPLDDLSRHLYVHYEERAVQHAFAVACGLESMVVGEGQILGQIRQAFRFAQEQGTLGRDLHEVLQQALRVGKRAHHETGIDKAGASLVGVGLEVAGRHLGPLDGVRALVVGAGSMSSLAAATLSRAGAREVVIANRTYERAVRLAESLDVPARAVELHALDETIAEADLVVSCTGAPGLVLTAERLAARGAGTDGRRRFLLDLALPHDIDRAVRDLPGVELAGLDDLRTAQEAQRAIGPEAVEAVRKIVCDEVAAFLGAARAAAVAPTVVALRSKAAEVVDAELARLAGRLPGLDERDRGEIAQTVRRVVDKLLHAPTVRVKELASAPGGDTYADALRELFDLDPKAPEAVARADMGDAGAPGGTAPSGPVPWGGETRAASAGRTVEGSSNTESMDVAGTGAAEAARVTRIECAEADCVSSGPAEPGITAGAVNAQAGSVRAVSGRDPRHEG from the coding sequence ATGAGCGTTCTGGTCGTGGGGCTCAGTCACCGCAGCGCCCCCGTGGCGGTGCTGGAACGGGCGGCGGTCACGGGGGACGACCTGGCCAAGCTGCTGCACTCCGTGCACGATTCCCCGAACGTCGCCGAGACCGCGATCGTCTCGACCTGCAACCGGGTCGAGATCTACGCCGTCGTCGACAAGTTCCACGGCGGCGTCTCGGCGATCTCCGATCTGCTCGCCCGGCACTCGGGCGTCCCCCTGGACGACCTCTCCCGGCACCTGTACGTCCACTACGAGGAGCGCGCCGTCCAGCACGCCTTCGCGGTCGCGTGCGGGCTGGAGTCGATGGTCGTCGGCGAGGGGCAGATCCTCGGGCAGATCAGGCAGGCGTTCCGGTTCGCGCAGGAGCAGGGGACGCTGGGCCGCGACCTGCACGAGGTCCTCCAGCAGGCGCTGCGCGTCGGCAAGCGCGCCCACCACGAGACCGGCATCGACAAGGCCGGGGCGTCGCTGGTCGGCGTGGGCCTGGAGGTCGCCGGACGGCACCTCGGGCCCCTGGACGGCGTGCGCGCCCTGGTCGTCGGCGCCGGTTCGATGAGCTCGCTGGCCGCGGCCACGCTGAGCCGCGCCGGCGCCCGCGAGGTCGTCATCGCGAACCGGACCTACGAGCGCGCGGTCCGGCTGGCGGAGTCCCTGGACGTCCCCGCCCGCGCCGTCGAGCTCCACGCCCTGGACGAGACGATCGCCGAGGCCGACCTGGTGGTGTCGTGCACGGGCGCGCCGGGGCTCGTCCTCACGGCCGAGCGGCTGGCCGCGCGGGGCGCCGGGACGGACGGACGCCGCCGCTTCCTCCTCGACCTCGCGCTCCCGCACGACATCGACCGCGCCGTCCGCGACCTGCCGGGCGTCGAGCTGGCCGGGCTGGACGACCTGCGCACCGCGCAGGAGGCGCAGCGGGCCATCGGCCCCGAGGCCGTCGAGGCGGTCCGCAAGATCGTGTGCGACGAGGTCGCCGCCTTCCTCGGCGCCGCCCGCGCCGCGGCGGTCGCGCCCACGGTGGTGGCGCTGCGCAGCAAGGCCGCCGAGGTCGTGGACGCGGAGCTGGCCCGCCTCGCCGGGCGGCTGCCCGGGCTGGACGAGCGCGACCGCGGGGAGATCGCCCAGACCGTCCGGCGGGTGGTGGACAAGCTGCTCCACGCGCCGACCGTCCGGGTCAAGGAACTGGCCTCGGCGCCGGGCGGCGACACCTACGCCGACGCGCTCCGCGAGCTGTTCGACCTCGACCCGAAGGCGCCCGAGGCCGTCGCACGCGCCGACATGGGGGACGCGGGCGCGCCCGGGGGCACGGCGCCGTCCGGCCCCGTCCCGTGGGGCGGCGAGACGCGCGCGGCCTCCGCCGGCCGTACGGTGGAGGGGAGCAGTAACACCGAGAGCATGGACGTGGCGGGCACGGGGGCGGCCGAGGCCGCCCGCGTCACCCGGATCGAATGCGCCGAGGCCGACTGCGTGAGCAGCGGCCCGGCCGAACCGGGGATCACCGCTGGAGCGGTCAACGCGCAGGCCGGGAGCGTCCGCGCGGTGAGCGGACGCGACCCGCGGCACGAGGGATGA
- a CDS encoding uroporphyrinogen-III synthase: protein MGPGDPGLLTLRAAAELERADTVIVGRARCPAEVLSHCRPDVEIIDSADGDPARLAARAAKAGRRVVRLFQGDPGIGCGLAAEGAALAKAGVPFEVVPGVSAVTGVPGYAGIPLTDPKHTEVRVVDASHGGVQWDRFSDPAATLVILGAEGTLAETVKGLIAAGRPDSTPAAMTSLGTTTEQETVVSTLHRLIADTKGMESPALVIVGDVVGWRDKLSWFETKALFGWRVLVPRTKEQAASLSDQLRGYGAVPDEVPTISVEPPRTPQQMDRAVKGLVTGRYEWVVFTSTNAVKAIREKFVDYGLDARAFAGLKVAAVGEQTAAALVEFGIQPDLVPSGQQSSEGLAEVWPPYDEDLDPINRVLLPRADIATDTLIARLTDLGWECEDVTAYRTVRAAPPPAPIREAIKGGGFDAVLFTSSSTVKNLIGIAGKPHNVTVIAVIGPQTAKTAEEYGLRVDVMADKPSVSALAEALAEYGAKRRAAQIEAGDPLRKPSQMRRGARRRK from the coding sequence ATGGGCCCGGGCGACCCCGGCCTGCTGACGCTGCGCGCCGCCGCCGAGCTGGAGCGCGCCGACACCGTCATCGTCGGCCGCGCCCGCTGTCCCGCCGAGGTGCTGTCCCACTGCCGCCCCGACGTCGAGATCATCGACTCCGCCGACGGCGACCCCGCGAGGCTCGCCGCCCGCGCCGCGAAGGCCGGACGGCGGGTCGTCCGCCTGTTCCAGGGCGACCCCGGCATCGGCTGCGGCCTCGCCGCCGAGGGCGCCGCGCTCGCGAAGGCCGGCGTCCCGTTCGAGGTCGTGCCCGGCGTGTCCGCGGTCACCGGCGTCCCCGGCTACGCGGGGATCCCGCTGACCGACCCCAAGCACACCGAGGTCCGCGTCGTGGACGCCTCGCACGGCGGCGTCCAGTGGGACCGCTTCTCCGACCCCGCGGCCACACTGGTGATCCTCGGCGCGGAGGGGACGCTGGCCGAGACCGTCAAGGGCCTGATCGCCGCGGGCCGCCCCGACAGCACGCCCGCCGCCATGACGAGCCTCGGCACCACCACCGAGCAGGAGACCGTCGTGTCGACCCTGCACCGGCTGATCGCCGACACCAAGGGCATGGAGTCCCCCGCCCTGGTCATCGTCGGAGACGTCGTCGGCTGGCGCGACAAGCTGTCCTGGTTCGAGACCAAGGCCCTGTTCGGGTGGCGGGTGCTGGTGCCGCGCACCAAGGAGCAGGCCGCGTCCCTGTCGGACCAGCTGCGCGGGTACGGGGCCGTCCCCGACGAGGTCCCGACGATCTCCGTCGAGCCGCCGCGCACCCCCCAGCAGATGGACCGCGCCGTCAAGGGCCTCGTCACCGGCCGGTACGAGTGGGTCGTCTTCACCTCCACCAACGCCGTCAAGGCCATCCGCGAGAAGTTCGTCGACTACGGCCTGGACGCCCGCGCGTTCGCCGGGCTCAAGGTCGCCGCCGTCGGCGAGCAGACCGCCGCGGCGCTGGTCGAGTTCGGCATCCAGCCCGACCTCGTCCCGTCCGGCCAGCAGTCCAGCGAGGGCCTGGCCGAGGTGTGGCCGCCCTACGACGAGGACCTCGACCCCATCAACCGGGTCCTGCTGCCCCGCGCCGACATCGCCACCGACACCCTCATCGCCCGGCTGACCGACCTCGGCTGGGAGTGCGAGGACGTCACCGCCTACCGCACCGTCCGCGCCGCGCCCCCGCCCGCCCCGATCCGCGAGGCGATCAAGGGCGGCGGCTTCGACGCCGTGCTGTTCACCTCGTCCTCCACGGTCAAGAACCTCATCGGGATCGCCGGCAAGCCGCACAACGTCACCGTCATCGCCGTGATCGGCCCGCAGACCGCGAAGACGGCCGAGGAGTACGGGCTCCGCGTCGACGTGATGGCGGACAAACCGTCCGTATCGGCACTCGCCGAGGCTCTGGCGGAGTACGGTGCGAAGCGCAGGGCGGCTCAGATCGAGGCGGGGGACCCGCTGCGCAAGCCCAGCCAGATGCGCCGGGGCGCCCGCCGCCGCAAGTAG
- a CDS encoding glutaredoxin family protein, which yields MITLLGKPGCHLCDDAREVIGRVAGELGVPWEERDITRSEEDTRLYWEQIPVTLINGVQHDFWRVDERRLRAAIGELRAR from the coding sequence ATGATCACGCTGCTCGGCAAGCCCGGCTGCCACCTGTGCGACGACGCCCGCGAGGTGATCGGGCGGGTCGCCGGCGAGCTGGGCGTGCCGTGGGAGGAACGTGACATCACCCGCTCCGAGGAGGACACCCGGCTGTACTGGGAGCAGATCCCCGTCACGCTGATCAACGGCGTCCAGCACGACTTCTGGCGGGTCGACGAGCGGCGGCTGCGCGCCGCGATCGGGGAGCTCCGCGCCCGCTGA
- a CDS encoding HAD family hydrolase, with the protein MRRFWQRGRDEDHVSAGEAAAEAAARLTPVPVPDPGAAAFFDVDNTMMRGASIYYFARGLASRKLFTMRDLAMFAWGQAAFRLRGTENAEHIGSAKEAALAFVAGQGVAGIVRLSEEIYDEVMADRIWHGTRTLALQHLDAGQQVWLVTATPVEVARTIAHRLGLTGALGTVAETRDGVYTGRLVGNLLHGPAKAEAVRALAQREGLDLARCSAYSDSFNDLPMLTAVGHPHAVNPDSALREHARRNGWPVHDFRTGRKVTMVALPAAAGAGALAGGVAAGIALRKHYRAN; encoded by the coding sequence ATGCGGCGATTCTGGCAGCGCGGCAGGGACGAGGACCACGTGAGCGCCGGCGAGGCGGCCGCGGAGGCGGCGGCCCGGCTGACGCCGGTCCCCGTCCCCGACCCCGGGGCGGCGGCGTTCTTCGACGTCGACAACACGATGATGCGCGGCGCGTCGATCTACTACTTCGCCCGCGGCCTCGCCTCCCGCAAGCTGTTCACCATGCGCGACCTCGCCATGTTCGCCTGGGGCCAGGCCGCGTTCCGGCTGCGCGGCACGGAGAACGCCGAACACATCGGCAGCGCCAAGGAGGCCGCGCTGGCGTTCGTCGCGGGCCAGGGGGTCGCCGGGATCGTCCGGCTCAGCGAGGAGATCTACGACGAGGTGATGGCGGACCGGATCTGGCACGGCACCCGCACCCTCGCCCTCCAGCATCTGGACGCGGGCCAGCAGGTGTGGCTCGTCACCGCCACCCCCGTCGAGGTCGCCCGGACGATCGCGCACCGGCTCGGCCTCACCGGCGCGCTCGGCACCGTCGCCGAGACCCGCGACGGTGTCTACACCGGCCGCCTCGTCGGGAACCTGCTGCACGGGCCCGCGAAGGCCGAGGCCGTCCGGGCGCTGGCGCAGCGCGAGGGGCTCGACCTCGCCCGCTGCTCCGCCTACAGCGACTCGTTCAACGACCTGCCGATGCTCACCGCCGTGGGCCACCCGCACGCCGTCAACCCCGACTCCGCGCTCCGCGAGCACGCGAGGCGGAACGGCTGGCCGGTCCACGACTTCCGGACCGGGCGCAAGGTCACCATGGTCGCGCTTCCCGCCGCCGCCGGGGCCGGGGCCCTCGCCGGCGGTGTCGCCGCCGGCATCGCCCTGCGCAAGCACTACCGCGCGAACTGA
- a CDS encoding sigma-70 family RNA polymerase sigma factor, with amino-acid sequence MSSLTLDTRAVPLPRPSGRTAGPARGREDGSDRAAVLKSLVLRARDGDAEAFGLLYDHYVELVYRYVYYRVGAHPLAEDLTSETFLRALRRIHDFHWQGKDFGAWLVTIARNLVADHYKSGRYRLEVCTAELVEPSRPQEGPESAVIDAMTNRTLLTAVRRLGSEQQECVVLRFLHGLSVAETALVMGKKPGAIKAMQYRAVRALERMLPDDLRG; translated from the coding sequence ATGAGCAGCCTGACCCTCGACACCCGGGCCGTCCCGCTGCCCCGGCCGTCCGGGCGGACCGCGGGCCCGGCCCGCGGACGCGAGGACGGGTCCGACCGCGCGGCGGTGCTCAAGTCCCTCGTCCTGCGTGCGCGGGACGGGGACGCCGAGGCGTTCGGCCTCCTCTACGACCACTATGTCGAGCTGGTGTACCGGTACGTGTACTACCGGGTCGGTGCCCATCCGCTCGCCGAGGACCTGACGAGCGAGACGTTCCTGCGCGCGCTCCGCCGGATCCACGACTTCCACTGGCAGGGCAAGGACTTCGGGGCGTGGCTCGTCACGATCGCGCGGAACCTGGTCGCCGACCACTACAAGTCCGGGCGCTACCGGCTGGAGGTCTGCACGGCCGAGCTCGTCGAGCCGAGCCGCCCGCAGGAGGGCCCGGAGAGCGCCGTCATCGACGCGATGACGAACCGGACGCTGCTCACCGCCGTCCGGCGGCTGGGCTCCGAGCAGCAGGAATGCGTGGTGCTGCGCTTCCTGCACGGGCTGTCGGTCGCCGAGACCGCGCTGGTGATGGGCAAGAAACCGGGCGCGATCAAGGCGATGCAGTACCGCGCCGTCCGGGCGCTGGAGCGGATGCTGCCGGACGACCTGCGCGGCTGA
- a CDS encoding putative quinol monooxygenase has protein sequence MVDALLALLATLGALLATGLLIARAYKDRLLYLISWSLTQVGVSLALLSMGVGFMAGFNGPLFRVVEIGAALIGPVWLALGMIELIARYVQVRFAAWLFAVSYTLVAIVILLLDPLRGSLGKSLPKPGDTYDALPLLLIDGAHVVAVIALVGCTGVTAWLASKRDEEAGELLIPVALVALAGVLVVSGSRGLLPAPVAIIALGAAAGLVWYGAMRTIPVYEDNEREAGGGYAAAEYAPEKYDTYDKYDEYGDDPSTGYEDQAFTSFQPEPVPAPTGTPGPPPATKRGALRFPDQSPADELRFPDAGFLDDPSRDPAGPTAVDGLRPAVPEPSRPGGALAGPLPGSLAGALGGAPAGVPGGADLPAGCGQITVYTLLDGREDAFDRLAADLVQAARATEPDTVVFASHEVVGAPTQRIFYQLFRDDAAFAAHRQQPHLQRFLAESRTHVLATNVIELRLGSSKIPLPAPEYPGR, from the coding sequence ATGGTCGACGCTCTTCTCGCGCTGCTGGCGACCCTGGGTGCCTTGCTGGCCACCGGGTTGCTGATCGCGCGCGCCTACAAGGACCGGCTGCTGTACCTGATCAGCTGGTCCCTCACCCAGGTCGGGGTGTCGCTCGCGCTGCTGTCCATGGGCGTGGGCTTCATGGCCGGGTTCAACGGCCCGCTGTTCCGCGTCGTGGAGATCGGGGCGGCCCTGATCGGGCCGGTCTGGCTCGCGCTCGGCATGATCGAGCTGATCGCGCGGTACGTGCAGGTGCGCTTCGCCGCGTGGCTGTTCGCCGTGTCCTACACGCTCGTCGCGATCGTCATCCTCCTGCTGGACCCGCTGCGGGGCTCGCTGGGCAAGAGCCTGCCGAAGCCGGGCGACACCTACGACGCGCTGCCGCTGCTGCTGATCGACGGCGCCCACGTGGTGGCCGTCATCGCGCTGGTCGGCTGCACGGGCGTCACCGCGTGGCTGGCGAGCAAACGCGACGAGGAGGCCGGTGAGCTGCTGATCCCCGTCGCGCTGGTCGCGCTGGCCGGGGTGCTGGTGGTCAGCGGCAGCCGCGGGCTCCTGCCCGCGCCGGTGGCGATCATCGCGCTGGGGGCCGCCGCCGGGCTGGTCTGGTACGGCGCGATGCGCACCATCCCCGTGTACGAGGACAACGAGCGCGAAGCGGGCGGCGGGTACGCGGCCGCGGAGTACGCCCCGGAAAAGTACGACACGTATGACAAGTACGACGAGTACGGCGACGACCCGTCGACCGGCTACGAGGACCAGGCGTTCACCTCGTTCCAGCCGGAGCCGGTCCCGGCGCCGACGGGGACGCCCGGGCCGCCGCCCGCGACGAAGCGGGGCGCCCTGCGCTTCCCCGACCAGTCCCCGGCCGACGAGCTGCGCTTCCCGGATGCGGGCTTCCTGGACGACCCGTCCCGCGACCCGGCCGGTCCGACCGCGGTCGACGGGCTGCGCCCGGCCGTCCCCGAGCCCTCCCGCCCCGGCGGCGCGCTCGCGGGGCCGCTCCCCGGGTCGCTCGCCGGTGCCCTTGGCGGCGCCCCCGCCGGGGTGCCGGGCGGCGCCGACCTGCCGGCCGGATGCGGGCAGATCACCGTCTACACGCTGCTGGACGGACGCGAGGACGCCTTCGACCGGCTCGCCGCCGACCTCGTCCAGGCCGCGCGGGCGACCGAGCCCGACACCGTCGTCTTCGCGTCCCACGAGGTGGTGGGCGCGCCCACCCAGCGGATCTTCTACCAGCTCTTCCGGGACGACGCGGCCTTCGCCGCCCACCGGCAGCAGCCGCACCTCCAGCGGTTCCTCGCCGAGTCCCGCACGCACGTGCTGGCCACGAACGTGATCGAGCTGCGGCTGGGCTCCTCGAAGATCCCGCTGCCCGCGCCGGAGTACCCGGGGAGGTGA
- a CDS encoding ATP-binding cassette domain-containing protein, giving the protein MVTRTDAQPPAQHAADSHDLIRVHGARENNLKDVSIEIPKRRLTVFTGVSGSGKSSLVFATIAAESQRMINETYSAFVQGFMPTLSRPEVDVLEGLTTAIIVDQQRMGADPRSTVGTATDVNAMLRILFSRLGRPHIGAPSAFAFNVPSVRASGAITVERGDRKAVKATFTRTGGMCTRCEGRGTVSDIDLTQLFDDSKSLLEGAITVPGYKVDGWWTVGIFTESGFLDPDKPIREYTKQELHDLLYKEPVKVKVNGVNLTYEGLVLKVQKSFLSKDREALQPHIRAFVDRAVTFTECPECEGTRLSEAARSSRIGGVSIADACRMQISDLAEWVRGLDEPSVAPLLATLAHSLDSFVEIGLGYLSLERPAGTLSGGEAQRVKMIRHLGSSLTDVTYVFDEPTIGLHPHDIRRMNDLLLRLRDKGNTVLVVEHKPETILIADHVVDLGPGAGTAGGTVCFEGTVEGLRASGTITGRHFDDRASLKETVRTPTGALEIRGATAHNLRDVDVDVPLGVLTVVTGVAGSGKSSLVHGSIPAGAGVVSIDQSAIRGSRRSNPATYTGLLDPIRKAFAKANGVKPGLFSANSEGACPACNGAGVVYTDLAMMAGVASTCEDCEGKRFQPSVLEHLFGGRDISEVLAMSVTEAEAFFGEGEARTPAAHRILGRLADVGLGYLSLGQPLTTLSGGERQRLKLATHMSEKGGVYVLDEPTTGLHLADVEQLLGLLDRLVDSGKSVIVIEHHQAVMAHADWIIDLGPGAGHDGGRVVFEGTPADLVAARSTLTGEHLAEYVGA; this is encoded by the coding sequence ATGGTCACGAGGACCGACGCGCAGCCGCCTGCGCAGCACGCCGCCGACAGCCACGACCTGATCCGCGTGCACGGCGCCCGCGAGAACAACCTCAAGGACGTCAGCATCGAGATCCCGAAGCGCCGGCTGACGGTGTTCACCGGCGTCTCCGGCTCGGGCAAGAGCTCCCTGGTGTTCGCGACGATCGCCGCGGAGTCGCAGCGGATGATCAACGAGACCTACAGCGCCTTCGTGCAGGGCTTCATGCCGACGCTGTCGCGGCCCGAGGTCGACGTGCTGGAGGGGCTGACGACCGCGATCATCGTCGACCAGCAGCGGATGGGCGCCGACCCCCGCTCCACGGTCGGCACCGCCACCGACGTCAACGCGATGCTGCGCATCCTGTTCAGCCGGCTCGGGCGGCCGCACATCGGCGCGCCCAGCGCGTTCGCCTTCAACGTGCCGTCGGTCCGGGCGAGCGGTGCGATCACCGTCGAGCGCGGCGACCGCAAGGCCGTGAAGGCGACCTTCACCCGCACCGGCGGCATGTGCACGCGCTGCGAGGGCCGCGGCACGGTCTCCGACATCGACCTCACCCAGCTCTTCGACGACTCCAAGTCGCTCCTGGAGGGCGCGATCACCGTCCCCGGCTACAAGGTGGACGGCTGGTGGACGGTCGGGATCTTCACCGAGTCGGGCTTCCTCGACCCGGACAAGCCGATCCGCGAGTACACCAAGCAGGAGCTGCACGACCTCCTCTACAAGGAGCCGGTGAAGGTCAAGGTCAACGGCGTCAACCTCACCTACGAGGGGCTCGTCCTGAAGGTGCAGAAGTCGTTCCTGTCCAAGGACCGCGAGGCGCTCCAGCCGCACATCCGGGCGTTCGTGGACCGGGCGGTCACCTTCACCGAGTGCCCCGAGTGCGAGGGCACCCGGCTCAGCGAGGCGGCCCGGTCGTCGCGGATCGGCGGCGTCAGCATCGCCGACGCGTGCCGGATGCAGATCAGCGACCTGGCCGAGTGGGTCCGCGGCTTGGACGAGCCGTCGGTGGCGCCGCTGCTCGCCACGCTGGCCCACAGCCTCGACTCGTTCGTGGAGATCGGGCTGGGCTACCTCTCGCTGGAGCGGCCCGCGGGCACGCTGTCGGGCGGAGAGGCGCAGCGCGTCAAGATGATCCGCCACCTCGGCTCCTCGCTCACCGACGTCACCTACGTCTTCGACGAGCCGACGATCGGCCTGCACCCGCACGACATCCGGCGGATGAACGACCTGCTGCTGCGGCTGCGGGACAAGGGCAACACGGTCCTGGTCGTGGAGCACAAGCCGGAGACGATCCTCATCGCCGACCACGTCGTCGACCTCGGCCCCGGCGCCGGGACGGCGGGCGGCACCGTCTGCTTCGAGGGCACCGTCGAGGGGCTGCGGGCCAGCGGCACGATCACCGGACGCCATTTCGACGACCGGGCGTCCCTCAAGGAGACGGTGCGGACGCCCACCGGCGCGCTGGAGATCCGCGGCGCGACGGCGCACAACCTGCGCGACGTCGACGTCGACGTGCCGCTGGGGGTCCTGACCGTCGTCACCGGCGTCGCCGGTTCCGGCAAGAGCTCGCTCGTGCACGGCTCGATCCCCGCGGGCGCGGGCGTGGTGTCGATCGACCAGTCCGCCATCCGCGGCTCGCGGCGCAGCAACCCGGCCACCTACACCGGCCTGCTCGACCCCATCCGCAAGGCGTTCGCGAAGGCCAACGGCGTGAAGCCGGGGCTGTTCAGCGCCAACTCCGAGGGCGCCTGCCCCGCCTGCAACGGCGCCGGGGTCGTCTACACCGACCTGGCGATGATGGCGGGCGTCGCCAGCACCTGCGAGGACTGCGAGGGCAAGCGGTTCCAGCCGTCGGTGCTGGAGCACCTCTTCGGCGGCCGCGACATCAGCGAGGTCCTCGCGATGTCGGTGACGGAGGCCGAGGCGTTCTTCGGCGAGGGGGAGGCGCGCACCCCGGCCGCGCACCGCATCCTCGGACGCCTCGCCGACGTCGGGCTCGGCTACCTCAGCCTCGGGCAGCCGCTCACGACCCTGTCCGGCGGGGAGCGGCAGCGGCTCAAGCTGGCCACCCACATGTCCGAGAAGGGCGGCGTGTACGTCCTCGACGAGCCGACGACCGGTCTCCACCTCGCCGACGTCGAGCAGCTGCTCGGTCTCCTCGACCGGCTCGTCGACTCGGGCAAGTCGGTCATCGTCATCGAGCACCACCAGGCGGTCATGGCGCACGCCGACTGGATCATCGACCTCGGCCCCGGCGCCGGGCACGACGGCGGCCGGGTCGTCTTCGAGGGCACGCCCGCCGACCTCGTCGCCGCCCGCTCCACCCTCACCGGCGAGCACCTCGCGGAGTACGTCGGCGCCTGA
- the hemC gene encoding hydroxymethylbilane synthase — MAMTQSQQVADALTLRTGHAVELVGVTTEGDVSKALLAQIGGTGVFVNGLRDKLLSGEVDFAVHSLKDLPTGPADGIALAATPPRDDPRDALCGPSKLADLRRGARVGTGSPRRVAQLRALRPDLEVVPIRGNADTRLRKVTDGELDAVVLAYAGLKRIDRLDAVAEVFDPEQMLPAPGQGSLALECRADRADLLALLGTVDDPATRAAVTAERTVLAVLEAGCSAPVGTYAAEEEELRLTATVAAYDGTRQIRLSASGHPQRAEELGRDLAHRLLAQGADQLMGESDIEPR; from the coding sequence ATGGCGATGACGCAGTCGCAGCAGGTCGCGGACGCGTTGACGCTGCGCACCGGGCATGCGGTGGAGCTGGTCGGGGTAACGACCGAAGGTGATGTTTCCAAGGCGCTGCTGGCCCAGATCGGGGGCACCGGGGTCTTCGTCAACGGGCTGCGGGACAAGCTGCTGTCCGGTGAGGTGGACTTCGCGGTGCACTCGCTGAAGGACCTGCCGACGGGCCCGGCCGACGGGATCGCCCTCGCCGCGACCCCGCCCCGCGACGACCCCCGCGACGCGCTCTGCGGCCCGTCCAAGCTGGCGGACCTGCGGCGCGGCGCCCGCGTCGGCACCGGCTCCCCCCGCCGGGTCGCCCAGCTGCGGGCCCTGCGCCCCGACCTGGAGGTCGTCCCGATCCGCGGCAACGCCGACACCCGGCTCCGCAAGGTCACCGACGGGGAGCTGGACGCGGTGGTCCTCGCCTACGCCGGCCTCAAGCGGATCGACCGGCTTGACGCGGTCGCCGAGGTCTTCGACCCCGAGCAGATGCTGCCCGCCCCCGGGCAGGGCTCGCTCGCGCTCGAATGCCGGGCCGACCGCGCCGATCTGCTCGCCCTGCTTGGAACGGTCGACGACCCCGCGACCAGGGCGGCCGTCACCGCCGAGCGGACGGTGCTGGCGGTGCTGGAGGCGGGCTGCTCCGCGCCCGTGGGAACATACGCTGCCGAAGAAGAAGAGCTGCGTCTGACCGCGACCGTCGCCGCCTACGACGGGACCCGGCAGATCAGGCTGTCCGCCAGCGGCCACCCGCAGCGGGCCGAGGAGCTCGGGCGCGACCTCGCGCACCGGCTGCTCGCCCAGGGGGCCGACCAGTTGATGGGGGAGAGCGACATTGAGCCCCGCTAG